A stretch of Porites lutea chromosome 5, jaPorLute2.1, whole genome shotgun sequence DNA encodes these proteins:
- the LOC140936940 gene encoding ubiquitin carboxyl-terminal hydrolase isozyme L5-like: MAAGGEWCLIESDPGVFTELIRGFGCSGVQVEEIYSLDEASLEDLRPVHGLIFLFKWKPGEEPAGPIVHESRSLGIFFAKQVITNACATQAILSVLLNCNHPDLDLGPTLSSFKDFSATFDSSLKGLSLSNSDVIRQVHNGFARQQMFEFDAKLPQKDENVYHFVAYVPLHGKLYELDGLRDGPIDLGPCTPENWLGVCKPIIEARMQKYSAEEIHFNLMAIVSSRKAIHLKDIDRLNQKRTQILDNLEQLKSQSSKEGADAMETDQVTSENELQSVMKNIDSEISRLQTLIAGEDDKMLRYKVENIRRKHNYLPLIMELLKVLAKQGNLVPLVEKAKEEVQAKKAEQAK; the protein is encoded by the exons GTTGTTCAGGTGTGCAAGTGGAGGAAATCTACAGTCTTGATGAAGCATCATTGGAAGATTTAAG ACCTGTTCATGGTCTTATATTTCTGTTCAAATGGAAGCCTGGGGAAGAGCCAGCTGGACCCATTGTACATGAGAGCAGGTCTCTTGGAATATTCTTTGCCAAACAG gtcATAACCAATGCCTGTGCAACTCAAGCCATCCTGAGTGTACTTCTTAACTGCAATCACCCAGACTTGGACCTAGGACCTACACTATCAagtttcaaagatttttcagcAACATTTGATTCATCT CTAAAAGGATTGAGCCTCAGTAACTCTGATGTTATCAGACAAGTGCACAATGGTTTTGCCag ACAGCAAATGTTTGAGTTTGATGCTAAACTGCCACAGAAAGATGAGAATGTGTATCACTTTGTGGCTTATGTTCCACTGCACGGCAAGCTATATGAACTGGATGGATTAAGAGATGGGCCTATTGATCTTG GGCCGTGTACTCCAGAAAACTGGCTTGGTGTCTGTAAACCCATCATAGAAGCAAGAATGCAGAA atattCAGCAGAGGAGATTCATTTTAACCTTATGGCCATCGTTTCATCAAGAAAGGCTATTCACCTTAAGGATATTGATAGACTGAACCAGAAAAGAACTCAGATTTTAGACAAT ctggAGCAATTGAAAAGTCAATCTTCAAAAGAG GGTGCTGATGCCATGGAGACAGATCAAGTAACATCAGAGAATGAACTTCAATCTGTTATGAAGAATATTGACAGTGAGATCTCACGTCTGCAGACACTCATCGCCGGTGAAGATGATAAAATGCTTCGGTACAAG GTTGAAAACATCAGAAGAAAACACAACTATCTGCCTCTGATAATGGAACTTTTGAAAGTCTTGGCCAAGCAAGGAAATCTGGTGCCTTTAGTGGAAAAA GCAAAAGAGGAAGTACAAGCCAAAAAAGCAGAACAGGCCAAGTGA
- the LOC140936836 gene encoding uncharacterized protein → MKILAILEFALMALCILGSFVSASHFKPKDDPREPKYNRRHFPGMVKSHAGRREHFDTNYKPKADLGEAEYIFNDHEDGNYKPKADLGEAEDIFNDHEDNNYKPKADLGDAEDIFNEHEEPPCDGNGRTCYFINDPCPPGTNDCSSQYSCTLETNKCCCPVLGSIAFVKVEATTDFPNQRKGKLHLKIVLSDDSEHLAELRGRDVNDEQYVEELNTESDFDPQLDCTHKDIREVYLMAEENNKWYVASINTYTKESGSAEYTQLTADPGFSMWVDGSEENEYPYNAAEHRLTNAIAGSCITYIRVASVMGQIEPPDSSETFSLGIQLHDGQDLRAELIGPTQSNQRYRRELNFRSWFWTTECVSISDIKKVYLSAHRQGDKRWNIKSFGTSFKTGQVEYMDLTSNPHLEKRLGFRGKECIKLTSAWEQTVNCEYGNPSCECVSSVAVCTFNLEIDEIRTFTSYQKLSVDEPTGIAMRGSQGVIYYFDDLGRPQPLQTNRSCATLDSSTCTNPQFVDGKTYRMGIAVNGQIPGPTLIVHEEQRVVIHVHNNLTSEGISIHWHGMHQRGTPWMDGVGQVTQCQIGPSSSFSYEYIARPSGTFWYHSHSGAQRTDGFYGALIVKESPCRRRLIRNRLPHKYRNFEDLPDQHTLTLLDWQHEASLDLFTQVHADLGFYPDKPLGEVPTPNDTPYQGTRSFDNGGAGPVPYFSGIVNGKGRHVDVPYRKTRLSIFTVERGKIYRFRLIGAQSLLSYSFSIDGHKLTVVGTDGYWIEPVEEVDYIMIHPGERYDFLLEADATNNNYWMLAETMEVNQTTGPPYESLGHVAEAILHYKQDGDSDDPDDNVPSTKYKEIKDSSPVRECTQEEPCNAVNCPFMKFHDSYNINCINVHNLTLLEPTPSRELPDPYPKCPNCRHFLNFHFEGEKQTSSVNGRNFILPSFPPQTQYEDFQQRDNICSLAADCNPSTTDCSCVHVIQIPYNRTIQMVFSSIGPTPSAHPIHLHGHTFHVVHVGYPTYDSSTGFISESNSDIACDDVNCTKEGCNPKSCTMPRWNEPSTMRFTINTHTIRKDTVMVPAGGYVVINFLSDNPGQWFLHCHKELHQLEGMAVIVNEAINRQQTMHPPTGLNKCGDFDINYNQTVW, encoded by the exons ATGAAGATCTTAGCGATTTTGGAGTTCGCTCTCATGGCTCTATGTATTCTGGGAAGTTTTGTTTCAG CCTCACACTTCAAGCCCAAGGATGACCCAAGGGAGCCAAAATACAACAGACGACATTTTC ctgGAATGGTAAAGTCGCACGCAGGTAGAAGAGAACATTTTG ataCCAACTATAAGCCTAAGGCAGACCTAGGAGAAGCAGAGTACATATTTAACGATCATGAGG atGGCAACTATAAGCCTAAGGCAGACCTAGGAGAAGCAGAGGACATATTTAACGATCATGAGG atAACAACTATAAGCCTAAGGCAGACCTAGGAGACGCAGAGGACATATTTAACGAACATGAGG AGCCTCCTTGTGACGGTAACGGTCGTACCTGCTACTTTATAAATGACCCCTGTCCACCTGGAACTAATGATTGCTCCAGTCAGTACAGTTGTACATTGGAAACCAACAAATGTTGCTGCCCCG TCTTAGGATCCATCGCCTTTGTAAAGGTTGAAGCAACGACGGATTTCCCCAACCAACGTAAAGGAAAACTACACCTAAAGATCGTTCTGAGTGATGACTCTGAGCACCTAGCAGAGTTGAGAGGTAGGGACGTGAACGATGAGCAATACGTGGAAGAGTTGAACACCGAAAGTGATTTTGACCCACAACTCGACTGCACTCATAAAGACATACGAGAAGTTTATCTCATGgctgaagaaaataataaatggtACGTTGCATCGATCAACACCTACACCAAGGAATCGGGAAGTGCCGAATACACTCAGCTTACCGCTGATCCAGGCTTCAGTATGTGGGTGGATGGCAGTGAGGAAAACGAATACCCATACAATGCCGCAGAGCACCGCCTCACCAATGCTATCGCCGGATCCTGTATCACGTACATACGTGTAGCTTCAGTGATGGGACAAATCGAGCCACCTGATTCCTCGGAAACCTTCTCTTTAGGTATCCAATTACACGACGGCCAAGACCTTCGAGCAGAACTTATAGGACCTACTCAATCAAACCAAAGGTATAGGCGAGAGCTGAACTTCCGAAGCTGGTTTTGGACCACAGAGTGCGTCTCgatatccgacatcaagaaggTTTACCTAAGCGCTCATCGTCAAGGAGACAAAAGGTGGAACATAAAATCATTTGGCACTTCTTTTAAGACTGGTCAAGTGGAGTACATGGACCTGACAAGTAATCCACACCTTGAGAAGCGGCTTGGCTTTAGAGGAAAGGAATGCATCAAACTAACATCGGCATGGGAACAAACCGTCAATTGTGAATACGGTAATCCATCGTGTGAATGCGTGAGTTCTGTAGCCGTCTGTACGTTTAACCTTGAAATTGACGAAATTCGAACCTTCACCAGCTATCAGAAATTATCAGTGGATGAACCTACAGGAATAGCTATGCGTGGATCCCAGGGAGTAATCTATTATTTCGATGATCTCGGAAGACCTCAGCCACTACAAACCAATCGAAGTTGTGCAACATTGGACAGCTCCACATGCACTAACCCCCAGTTCGTAGATGGTAAAACGTACCGTATGGGAATAGCCGTCAATGGACAAATTCCTGGACCTACCTTGATTGTCCACGAAGAACAAAGGGTTGTAATTCATGTTCATAACAACCTTACCTCTGAAGGGATTTCAATTCATTGGCATGGGATGCACCAGAGGGGAACACCTTGGATGGATGGTGTGGGACAAGTGACTCAATGTCAGATAGGACCCTCGTCGAGCTTTTCATACGAGTACATTGCACGGCCATCTGGGACATTTTGGTACCACTCTCACAGTGGTGCTCAAAGAACAGATGGCTTCTATGGTGCACTCATAGTCAAAGAAAGCCCCTGTAGAAGGAGACTAATTCGTAACAGACTTCCTCACAAATACCGTAACTTTGAAGATCTTCCAGATCAGCACACCTTAACTCTTCTGGATTGGCAGCATGAGGCATCCTTGGACCTGTTCACACAGGTCCATGCAGACTTAGGCTTCTATCCAGACAAGCCGCTTGGCGAGGTACCAACACCAAATGATACACCGTATCAAGGCACTCGTAGTTTTGACAATGGAGGGGCTGGGCCTGTCCCGTACTTTTCTGGAATCGTAAATGGAAAAGGCAGGCATGTTGATGTTCCATACCGCAAAACAAGACTGAGTATATTCACTGTTGAGCGGGGAAAGATTTATCGCTTTCGGCTAATTGGGGCTCAATCGCTTTTATCTTACAGCTTCTCCATTGATGGTCATAAGCTAACAGTGGTGGGCACTGATGGCTATTGGATTGAGCCCGTGGAAGAGGTTGACTACATCATGATCCATCCCGGAGAAAGATATGACTTTCTGCTCGAAGCAGATGCGACAAATAACAATTACTGGATGCTCGCAGAGACTATGGAAGTTAATCAAACTACTGGGCCACCCTATGAGTCACTGGGACATGTGGCAGAAGCTATTTTGCACTACAAACAGGATGGCGACTCGGATGATCCGGATGATAATGTACCGTCGACAAAATATAAAGAGATAAAAGACAGTTCTCCGGTCAGAGAGTGCACTCAAGAGGAGCCATGCAACGCAGTGAACTGCCCTTTCATGAAATTTCATGATTCCTACAACATAAACTGTATTAATGTACACAACCTCACTTTACTGGAGCCAACTCCAAGTAGGGAGCTTCCAGATCCATACCCTAAATGCCCAAATTGTAGACATTTTCTCAACTTTCATTTCGAGGGGGAAAAACAGACCAGTTCAGTGAATGGACGCAATTTTATTCTTCCCTCTTTCCCACCCCAAACCCAATACGAAGACTTTCAACAACGGGACAATATCTGTAGCCTTGCAGCTGATTGCAATCCATCAACAACCGACTGCTCATGTGTCCACGTGATACAAATTCCATACAACAGAACTATTCAAATGGTGTTTTCATCAATTGGTCCTACCCCCAGTGCTCATCCAATTCATCTCCATGGCCATACATTTCATGTTGTTCACGTTGGATATCCAACATATGACTCCAGCACTGGTTTTATCAGTGAATCCAACAGCGACATAGCCTGCGATGATGTCAACTGCACTAAAGAGGGCTGTAACCCGAAAAGCTGTACCATGCCAAGATGGAATGAACCAAGTACAATGAGGTTTACCATCAACACACATACGATCAGAAAAGACACAGTTATGGTCCCTGCTGGTGGATACGTTGTTATAAATTTCCTATCTGATAACCCTGGCCAGTGGTTTCTTCACTGCCACAAAGAACTGCACCAGCTCGAAGGAATGGCGGTAATTGTTAATGAGGCTATAAATAGGCAACAGACAATGCATCCACCCACTGGCTTGAACAAGTGTGGGGAC